In Thermosphaera sp., a genomic segment contains:
- the gcvPB gene encoding aminomethyl-transferring glycine dehydrogenase subunit GcvPB: MSVFRQAKWSEPLIFELSVKGRVGFIPPEPEDEIKKKVGEINIRNEMLRVSEPELPELSEVDVMRHFTRLTEMAYGVDNGPVPLGSCTMKYNPRIAWEVSSDSRITSLHPLQDEDTVQGLLEILYELQKWLANITGMDVCSLHPAAGAHGELAGILIIRRYHELKNQIDRKKEIIIPDSAHGTNPASASMGGFKVVEVPSAERGNVDLEALKSVVGESTAGLMITNPSTLGLFEENILEIAKLIHSVDGLLYYDGANLNGIMGYARPGDMGFDIAHLNVHKTFGAPHGGGGPGAGPVCVKDRVIDPERNIRLSDLLPGFVVIYNEKTGKYQLKSPGASSIGFLKAFFGNITPLIWAYSYILMMGPEGLKKVTDIAVLNTNYFMKLMENVRGYSIPYGRGRFRKHEVVLSAQPMAEDVGVTAEDVAKGLLDAGFYAPTIYFPLIVKEALMTEFTETETIENIEKYAERLKEISETAYKDPSAPKKWPVNTTIGRIDLIKANHPTTVTPTWRLHVKRAKGEIK, from the coding sequence ATGAGCGTGTTCAGGCAGGCTAAGTGGAGTGAACCGTTGATTTTTGAGCTCAGCGTTAAGGGTAGAGTAGGATTCATTCCGCCAGAACCTGAGGACGAAATCAAGAAAAAAGTCGGTGAAATAAACATCAGGAATGAAATGCTACGGGTTTCGGAGCCGGAGCTTCCCGAGCTCAGCGAAGTAGACGTCATGCGACATTTTACGCGTTTAACAGAGATGGCGTACGGCGTGGACAACGGGCCAGTACCCCTGGGTTCATGCACAATGAAGTACAATCCAAGGATCGCTTGGGAGGTTTCTAGTGATTCGAGGATAACAAGTCTTCACCCGCTACAAGACGAGGATACTGTTCAAGGACTGCTTGAAATACTTTATGAACTCCAGAAGTGGCTTGCAAACATCACCGGAATGGATGTCTGCAGTCTTCATCCTGCAGCGGGTGCTCATGGAGAATTAGCCGGCATCTTAATAATAAGACGTTACCATGAATTGAAGAATCAAATAGATAGGAAGAAGGAAATCATAATTCCCGACTCTGCTCACGGTACAAACCCAGCTAGCGCATCGATGGGGGGCTTTAAGGTCGTCGAGGTGCCTTCAGCTGAGAGGGGCAATGTTGACCTGGAGGCGTTGAAGAGCGTTGTGGGCGAATCCACCGCTGGGCTGATGATTACTAATCCTAGTACGCTGGGATTATTTGAAGAAAACATTCTAGAGATCGCGAAGCTAATCCACAGTGTCGATGGGCTTCTATACTATGATGGCGCAAACTTGAATGGAATTATGGGTTACGCGAGACCTGGTGATATGGGCTTCGACATAGCCCACCTCAATGTTCACAAGACTTTTGGAGCCCCTCATGGAGGAGGCGGACCTGGAGCAGGACCTGTGTGCGTTAAAGATAGAGTAATTGATCCCGAGAGGAATATTAGACTAAGCGACCTTCTCCCAGGTTTCGTGGTAATTTATAATGAAAAAACAGGAAAGTACCAGTTGAAGAGTCCAGGAGCAAGTAGCATAGGGTTCCTTAAAGCGTTCTTCGGCAATATTACGCCGCTGATCTGGGCCTATTCATACATATTAATGATGGGGCCGGAAGGGTTGAAGAAGGTGACGGATATTGCAGTATTAAATACCAACTACTTTATGAAGCTGATGGAGAACGTAAGGGGATATAGCATTCCATATGGCAGGGGCAGGTTTAGGAAACACGAGGTTGTTTTGAGCGCTCAGCCAATGGCCGAGGATGTCGGAGTAACGGCTGAAGATGTAGCCAAGGGGTTGCTTGACGCTGGCTTCTACGCACCTACGATATATTTCCCGCTTATTGTAAAAGAAGCTCTCATGACCGAGTTTACTGAGACTGAGACTATTGAAAACATTGAGAAATACGCTGAAAGGCTGAAAGAGATCAGTGAGACCGCTTATAAAGACCCGTCTGCGCCTAAGAAATGGCCGGTAAACACCACGATAGGAAGAATTGATCTGATAAAAGCAAACCATCCGACTACGGTAACCCCCACATGGAGGTTGCACGTCAAAAGGGCTAAGGGAGAAATCAAATGA
- a CDS encoding RsmB/NOP family class I SAM-dependent RNA methyltransferase has product MVSSILREISIKPSDTSIELAFENGFLPYMIERYLRMLGKNGAIKLLDSFKQSVKPVIRVNTRLVDPEKIEKALIEKGFVLERIPWYHGAFRVLDAPEKPSLGATFEYLKGYYYLHRDSSSLVPVILLTHEYQGNVLDACAAPGGKATFLAERIGDHGVVFANDLVLRRLKSLIGHVARMRLENISIMWSDARKLPGKLTRKFERILLDAPCSGEGRISVDPGRRNRTSIYELALLVKREIELLDSLIKLLENDGIIAYSTCSIAPEENEYVLSKILQARSDIEIIPPPVTLFNYSPWITRFGDIEFPKEFEKCIRLWPHVHGTFGFTTCLLRKTRR; this is encoded by the coding sequence ATGGTCTCAAGCATTCTACGGGAGATAAGCATTAAGCCGTCGGATACGTCCATCGAGCTAGCTTTTGAGAACGGCTTCCTACCATATATGATTGAGAGATATTTAAGAATGCTGGGGAAAAACGGAGCCATCAAACTTTTAGATTCTTTCAAACAATCGGTCAAGCCAGTAATAAGGGTAAATACTAGGTTAGTGGATCCTGAAAAAATTGAGAAGGCGTTAATCGAAAAAGGCTTTGTTCTCGAGAGAATACCCTGGTACCATGGGGCATTCAGGGTTCTCGATGCGCCTGAGAAGCCGAGTCTCGGAGCCACTTTCGAGTATTTAAAGGGATACTACTACTTGCATAGGGATTCCTCCAGCCTAGTCCCCGTTATACTTTTAACCCACGAGTATCAAGGCAACGTTCTCGACGCTTGCGCCGCCCCAGGTGGGAAGGCAACGTTTCTTGCAGAAAGGATTGGAGACCATGGTGTGGTGTTTGCCAACGATCTCGTCTTGAGGAGATTGAAAAGTCTTATTGGACATGTCGCGCGGATGAGGCTTGAAAACATATCCATAATGTGGAGCGATGCCAGAAAGCTCCCCGGGAAACTGACGAGGAAATTTGAGAGAATTCTCTTAGATGCTCCTTGCAGTGGTGAGGGACGCATCTCCGTGGATCCGGGAAGGCGGAATCGCACTAGCATTTATGAACTGGCATTGCTTGTTAAACGAGAAATAGAGTTATTGGACTCTTTAATCAAATTGTTGGAAAACGATGGGATCATAGCTTACTCCACATGCAGTATCGCCCCCGAGGAAAACGAATACGTTCTCTCCAAAATACTTCAAGCAAGAAGCGATATCGAAATAATTCCTCCACCGGTCACACTATTCAATTACTCTCCTTGGATAACACGATTTGGCGATATAGAGTTTCCGAAGGAATTTGAGAAATGTATAAGGCTCTGGCCGCACGTCCACGGGACTTTTGGCTTCACGACCTGTTTGCTAAGAAAAACGAGGAGGTAG
- the gcvT gene encoding glycine cleavage system aminomethyltransferase GcvT, translating into MPKLALLEYYIEKLGAESGLFGDWEVPFRFTNAIEEHLSVRNSVGVFDVSHMGRIVLKGPDVLPLAQYLYTKDVSKTKPYWMSGPTLALNQWARVKDDEMLYKVNDEEWYLVTNALTREKMVNYIKQVILQKNFKVEVSDITLETSMLAVQGPRAAEVMERLGAKWAGDLKILEFRIGEKIGGVNTILVSRSGWTGEDGFEIWGTHGEIAKLVEVLVANGVRPAGLIARDTLRIEMGFVLGDHEYGEDPVKFPCALSLRYGLGAITWEKKGFVGEEALRACKREGVRWVRVGLKFGKEAGRIIPRTGMAVYSEDVQIGWVTSGTFSPVLNRGIAMAYIDTRYAVFGEEVEVLVRDKRYGAKIVDFPFIKK; encoded by the coding sequence TTGCCCAAGCTCGCATTGCTTGAATATTACATAGAAAAACTCGGTGCCGAATCAGGGTTGTTTGGAGACTGGGAGGTCCCCTTCAGGTTTACAAATGCCATTGAAGAGCATTTGTCAGTTAGGAATAGCGTCGGAGTATTTGACGTATCCCACATGGGTAGAATAGTGTTGAAGGGACCTGATGTTCTACCTCTAGCTCAATACCTGTATACTAAGGATGTTTCAAAGACCAAGCCATACTGGATGAGCGGCCCAACTCTAGCATTAAACCAGTGGGCCCGGGTTAAAGACGATGAAATGTTGTATAAAGTCAATGATGAAGAATGGTACCTCGTGACTAATGCTCTTACAAGGGAGAAGATGGTCAACTACATTAAGCAGGTGATCCTTCAAAAAAACTTCAAAGTAGAGGTCTCCGATATCACTCTTGAAACCTCCATGCTGGCTGTTCAAGGCCCCCGCGCCGCAGAGGTCATGGAGAGGTTGGGTGCGAAATGGGCTGGGGACTTGAAAATCCTCGAATTCAGAATTGGCGAGAAGATTGGAGGAGTTAATACAATATTGGTAAGTAGAAGCGGGTGGACTGGAGAAGACGGATTCGAGATTTGGGGCACGCATGGCGAGATTGCTAAATTAGTAGAGGTGTTGGTTGCAAACGGGGTGCGACCAGCGGGATTGATAGCGAGAGACACGCTTAGAATAGAAATGGGGTTCGTACTAGGAGATCACGAGTATGGTGAAGACCCAGTTAAATTTCCATGCGCATTATCACTTCGCTATGGTTTGGGCGCTATAACATGGGAGAAAAAGGGGTTCGTGGGTGAAGAAGCGTTGAGAGCTTGCAAAAGGGAAGGGGTCAGGTGGGTTAGGGTTGGACTCAAATTTGGAAAGGAGGCGGGTCGAATCATTCCGAGGACCGGGATGGCAGTATATTCCGAGGACGTGCAGATTGGCTGGGTTACAAGCGGAACATTTTCTCCAGTATTGAACAGGGGAATAGCAATGGCCTACATTGACACTAGGTATGCAGTCTTCGGCGAAGAAGTCGAAGTTCTAGTGAGAGATAAGAGATATGGTGCGAAAATAGTAGATTTCCCCTTCATTAAGAAGTAA
- the gcvH gene encoding glycine cleavage system protein GcvH translates to MSNDIIVEVKAKKYLVKGDRRYSETDEWALLNGDVAIIGITDYAQKELKDIVSIELPEVGRKVKKGEEVGIVDSIKASSSYYSPISGEIIEVNENLLSNPEFINRDPYGNGWIFKLKVENPDEYSSLLSPEKYAEKLKSAHH, encoded by the coding sequence ATGAGCAATGATATAATCGTAGAGGTTAAAGCAAAAAAATACCTTGTAAAAGGCGACAGGAGGTATTCGGAAACAGACGAATGGGCCTTATTGAATGGAGATGTTGCAATTATAGGAATCACTGATTACGCTCAGAAGGAGCTCAAAGATATCGTCTCGATAGAGCTTCCGGAAGTAGGGAGAAAGGTCAAGAAGGGTGAGGAAGTAGGTATTGTGGATTCGATCAAAGCCTCAAGCTCATACTATTCCCCTATTTCGGGTGAGATAATAGAGGTAAACGAAAATCTTCTAAGCAATCCTGAATTCATTAATAGAGACCCTTATGGAAATGGCTGGATATTCAAGCTCAAAGTCGAAAATCCAGATGAGTATTCATCCCTTCTCTCACCGGAAAAATACGCTGAAAAATTGAAATCCGCACATCACTAG
- the glyA gene encoding serine hydroxymethyltransferase: protein MTYELGEEVGLNSLLQHYPMLKEVLDLTVNHTTWRKRHCLNMIASENVMSPLAMLAYMNDMMHRYAEGKPYKRFYQGLQYVDALEVKAMEIMGELLETKYVDLRPVSGTTANASAFRAFTKPGDKACVAPVQAGAHVSHTRFGTLGALGIEQVELPFSMEEWNIDVDKAVKMIEEVKPKIVTLGGSLYIFPHPTKEIAEAAHAVGAKVIHDVAHVLGLIVGKVWENPLKLGADVITSSTHKTFPGPQGGLFATTSEEDYKEIGKVVFPMFVSNHHLHRLAAMAVTGIEMKLWGEEYARQIVANAKELAAQLAAEGFKVVMESKGYTTSHQVIVDVAELGRGTKIAKMLEEANIIVNKNMLPYDRPEDVKDPSGLRIGTQEITRWGMKKEEMKEIAKFMRMVVIDRRDPKEVAKMVSEFRKNFMEVQYGFKITREDEIRLLKIMLHAEPY, encoded by the coding sequence ATGACATATGAGCTTGGAGAAGAAGTAGGATTAAATTCGCTTCTACAGCATTATCCGATGCTAAAGGAAGTGTTAGATTTAACCGTAAACCATACCACTTGGAGGAAAAGACACTGCCTTAACATGATAGCTAGTGAAAACGTGATGTCTCCTCTCGCAATGCTGGCTTATATGAATGATATGATGCACAGATACGCTGAGGGAAAACCGTACAAGAGATTCTACCAAGGCCTGCAATACGTCGACGCTCTCGAGGTCAAAGCAATGGAGATCATGGGAGAGCTCTTGGAAACTAAGTATGTTGATTTACGACCAGTGAGTGGGACTACAGCGAACGCGTCAGCGTTCAGAGCGTTCACAAAGCCTGGTGATAAGGCATGCGTTGCACCAGTGCAGGCGGGTGCTCATGTAAGCCACACTAGGTTTGGAACTCTGGGAGCCCTAGGCATCGAGCAAGTTGAGCTTCCCTTCAGCATGGAGGAGTGGAATATTGACGTTGATAAAGCCGTGAAAATGATCGAAGAGGTTAAGCCTAAAATCGTGACCTTGGGAGGCTCACTTTACATATTCCCTCACCCAACAAAGGAGATAGCTGAGGCGGCCCACGCTGTGGGAGCCAAGGTTATTCATGACGTGGCTCACGTGCTCGGGTTAATTGTCGGTAAAGTCTGGGAGAATCCATTGAAGCTTGGAGCGGACGTGATAACCTCTTCTACTCATAAAACGTTCCCAGGTCCTCAAGGAGGGTTGTTCGCGACAACAAGCGAGGAGGACTACAAGGAAATAGGAAAAGTAGTATTTCCGATGTTTGTGTCAAACCATCATTTGCACCGCTTAGCTGCGATGGCGGTTACTGGTATTGAGATGAAGCTTTGGGGCGAAGAATATGCAAGACAAATAGTCGCTAACGCTAAGGAGTTGGCCGCTCAGTTAGCTGCTGAGGGGTTCAAGGTAGTGATGGAAAGTAAGGGGTATACTACAAGTCATCAGGTAATAGTTGACGTGGCTGAGCTTGGAAGAGGCACAAAGATCGCTAAGATGTTGGAGGAAGCGAATATTATTGTTAACAAGAACATGCTTCCGTATGATAGACCCGAAGACGTTAAAGACCCCAGTGGACTTAGAATCGGTACTCAGGAGATCACGAGATGGGGGATGAAGAAGGAGGAGATGAAAGAGATTGCCAAGTTCATGAGAATGGTCGTTATCGATAGAAGAGATCCGAAAGAAGTAGCAAAAATGGTCTCTGAATTCAGGAAGAACTTCATGGAAGTCCAGTATGGATTCAAGATCACCCGTGAAGATGAGATCAGACTTCTTAAAATAATGCTCCATGCAGAGCCTTATTAA
- the lpdA gene encoding dihydrolipoyl dehydrogenase, giving the protein MKYDAVIVGSGTGGYPGAVYLAQQGLRVAIIEERLIGGECTNWGCVPSKALYQIAEAVKTVEKVNGQVSYKWEDVVEWARAIVGETREGIKYLLETSGVDILEGRASLKNPKNIIIHKDGEKREVEADRLVLALGTDPSQLPHVRFDGEGIVSNREALFLKEKPSSVLIIGGGVIGVEMANVFSKNHVDVTVVEIMEHILPFTDKDVALALKTYLASNGVKIREKTSVEGVEREGRQYKVKLSTGEVVTADKVLVATGRTPKTKDIGLAENGIRLDSKGYIVVDEEGRTSVENVFATGDVIGGPQLAHKAILESIAVAKRIAGKPSFKIDYRLVPITIFTGLEIASIGYTEKELASLKIKYNKVKLPIYYLSSVKIKGGKNAFVKLLMDEKFEKTYGIQVVSPNASEVISAYLPLYLGKISLSDIASLPYPHLTVSESLRDIVEYILGEPVHFIKK; this is encoded by the coding sequence ATGAAATACGACGCAGTAATCGTGGGCTCAGGGACAGGAGGATACCCGGGAGCTGTCTACTTAGCTCAGCAGGGTCTCAGGGTCGCGATCATCGAGGAGAGGCTAATAGGCGGGGAGTGTACAAACTGGGGATGTGTGCCTAGTAAGGCCTTATATCAAATCGCGGAAGCAGTGAAGACTGTTGAGAAAGTGAATGGTCAAGTCAGCTATAAGTGGGAAGATGTGGTAGAATGGGCCAGAGCGATCGTAGGGGAGACTAGAGAAGGTATTAAGTACTTGTTGGAGACGAGTGGTGTTGACATACTCGAGGGAAGGGCCTCTCTGAAAAATCCGAAGAATATTATCATTCACAAGGATGGAGAGAAAAGGGAGGTTGAAGCAGATAGATTAGTACTTGCTCTCGGGACAGACCCCTCTCAACTCCCTCACGTGAGATTTGACGGAGAGGGAATAGTGAGCAACAGAGAGGCATTATTCTTGAAGGAGAAACCGTCGAGCGTGTTGATCATCGGGGGAGGCGTAATAGGTGTAGAGATGGCGAACGTATTCTCTAAAAACCACGTTGACGTAACTGTAGTCGAAATAATGGAACATATTCTGCCATTCACGGATAAGGATGTGGCACTAGCCTTGAAGACTTATCTTGCAAGTAATGGAGTCAAAATAAGGGAGAAGACAAGCGTTGAAGGCGTTGAAAGAGAAGGACGTCAGTACAAGGTGAAACTTTCCACAGGTGAAGTGGTCACTGCAGACAAGGTGCTCGTTGCGACGGGGAGAACCCCCAAGACCAAGGATATAGGGCTTGCTGAAAATGGGATACGCTTGGACAGTAAAGGCTACATTGTAGTGGATGAGGAGGGCAGGACAAGCGTTGAAAACGTATTTGCAACGGGCGATGTGATCGGCGGACCCCAACTAGCTCACAAGGCCATCCTTGAAAGCATAGCAGTTGCAAAAAGAATTGCCGGAAAACCCAGTTTTAAGATAGATTACCGCCTAGTACCTATAACCATTTTCACTGGATTGGAGATAGCGAGTATTGGATACACTGAGAAAGAATTAGCTTCGTTAAAGATCAAATATAACAAAGTAAAACTACCTATCTACTACCTGTCCTCCGTTAAAATAAAAGGAGGTAAGAATGCATTCGTGAAATTGTTAATGGACGAGAAGTTCGAGAAGACCTATGGTATCCAAGTGGTATCTCCCAACGCCTCAGAAGTAATATCAGCTTACCTACCTCTATATCTGGGCAAGATTTCACTCAGCGATATCGCTTCTCTACCCTATCCTCACTTAACAGTATCGGAATCCTTAAGGGACATCGTTGAATATATATTGGGCGAACCAGTTCACTTTATTAAGAAATAA
- a CDS encoding inorganic phosphate transporter produces MIGTDVIGVFMAGVFALMLAWIDGANNAGNSIGTLIGAKALSLKKALLIAGLAELLGGVLYGGFVSETILKRILNPTVFSPSVYGVGLTGSMLITFLLILSVTMRKIPFSITQILIGSLVGFGIGYTGGGAVNFPLVSTLLVLWMLLPIIGMLVGAVSFKLYELVVNSKRAWTVYFLVFFYYNLFIISSVLLLLPSHFSFFSRAVIFVLTLSVLNVVPVLAMYKTVKNRRARTLDSGRIFPSEALAISSGMMAFTHGAHDVANAAGPLAGAIAAFSTNTLSEEGLSVSPFLLLLCSGGISAGVLTWGLRVARTIGENITVLNNDSAFMANFSASITMLFITRMGLPTSMTGLVIGSIAGVGLARGVGSVNLKLIARIFSYWYIGFTIALFSGIFMGLMLTIL; encoded by the coding sequence GTGATTGGGACAGATGTTATAGGCGTTTTCATGGCGGGGGTTTTCGCTTTAATGCTTGCCTGGATTGATGGAGCTAACAACGCTGGTAATAGTATTGGGACTTTAATCGGTGCAAAAGCCCTGTCTCTCAAAAAAGCGTTATTGATAGCTGGGTTGGCAGAGCTCCTCGGTGGTGTATTGTATGGAGGTTTTGTATCCGAGACTATTTTGAAGAGAATTCTGAACCCCACTGTATTCAGCCCTTCGGTGTACGGTGTCGGTTTGACAGGGTCGATGCTTATAACTTTTCTACTGATACTTAGCGTAACAATGAGGAAAATACCATTTAGTATTACCCAGATCCTAATTGGATCCTTAGTAGGTTTCGGAATAGGATACACCGGGGGAGGCGCAGTAAACTTTCCATTAGTCTCAACCCTCCTTGTGCTGTGGATGCTTCTCCCAATAATCGGAATGCTGGTGGGGGCTGTGTCTTTCAAGTTATATGAGTTGGTCGTAAACTCGAAGAGAGCATGGACGGTTTACTTTCTCGTCTTTTTCTACTATAATTTGTTTATTATCTCTTCAGTGTTATTACTACTTCCAAGTCATTTCTCCTTTTTCTCGAGAGCAGTGATCTTTGTCCTCACACTTTCAGTTCTAAACGTGGTCCCGGTTTTAGCTATGTATAAAACCGTGAAAAACCGTAGGGCCAGGACATTGGATTCCGGCAGGATCTTTCCATCTGAGGCGCTGGCGATCTCCTCGGGTATGATGGCGTTTACTCATGGCGCTCATGATGTGGCAAACGCTGCTGGCCCCCTTGCCGGAGCCATAGCTGCATTTTCAACAAACACCCTATCTGAAGAGGGTTTATCGGTCAGCCCGTTCCTCCTCTTACTCTGTTCGGGAGGGATATCAGCGGGGGTACTAACATGGGGTCTAAGGGTCGCTAGAACAATCGGGGAGAATATAACTGTTCTAAACAACGACTCCGCCTTCATGGCTAACTTTTCAGCCTCTATCACTATGCTCTTCATCACCAGGATGGGATTGCCCACGTCGATGACGGGCTTGGTCATTGGAAGTATTGCAGGGGTTGGATTAGCTCGAGGGGTGGGTAGCGTTAACCTCAAATTGATTGCAAGAATTTTCTCATACTGGTACATCGGTTTCACTATAGCATTGTTCTCCGGGATTTTCATGGGATTAATGCTAACTATTTTATGA
- a CDS encoding M42 family metallopeptidase: MVWRDELLALLRELTQIPGPSGYEYRVRDKIVDLVKPYADQLWIDTWGNVIALKKGKSSNAKIMLAAHMDEIGLFISHIEDDGFLRAIPIGGVLERTLLYQRVSVVTREGRIVRGVIGLKPPHVIKPEEAQKVPELRELFIDIGASSRDEVERLGVRQGDIVVFDRDVAELAGNRVTGKAFDDRVGVIALIKALQQVDQPNVDVYFVFTVQEEVGLKGARTSAYSITPDVALAIDVTIASDVPGVPKSEWFTRLGKGPAIKIVDGRNASGLIAHPDVVRYLVSLAEKHGIPYQLDVVPGGTTDASIIALNKEGVPAGTISIPSRYIHSPVEVLDLEDLCNASKLAAVFAMEATENWIKSLKGVVIK, encoded by the coding sequence ATGGTCTGGCGGGATGAACTGCTAGCCCTGTTAAGGGAGCTTACTCAAATCCCAGGTCCAAGCGGATACGAATACAGAGTTAGAGATAAGATCGTTGATCTCGTGAAACCTTATGCAGACCAGCTTTGGATTGACACATGGGGAAACGTGATCGCCCTAAAAAAGGGTAAGTCAAGTAACGCTAAGATAATGCTCGCTGCTCATATGGATGAGATCGGATTATTCATTTCTCATATCGAGGATGATGGCTTCTTGAGAGCGATCCCCATTGGGGGCGTATTGGAGAGAACACTTTTGTATCAGAGAGTATCAGTTGTTACAAGAGAGGGTAGGATTGTTCGTGGAGTCATTGGCTTGAAGCCTCCTCACGTCATAAAGCCCGAGGAGGCCCAGAAAGTCCCCGAGCTGAGAGAGTTGTTCATCGATATTGGAGCATCCTCAAGGGATGAGGTCGAAAGGTTAGGTGTTAGGCAGGGCGATATCGTGGTGTTCGACAGGGATGTTGCCGAGCTTGCCGGTAATAGAGTGACGGGAAAGGCGTTTGATGACAGAGTCGGCGTCATAGCGCTGATAAAGGCTCTCCAGCAAGTGGACCAGCCGAACGTGGACGTTTATTTCGTGTTCACGGTCCAAGAGGAAGTTGGGTTGAAAGGCGCAAGAACCTCAGCCTACAGTATTACACCCGATGTGGCTTTAGCTATCGATGTGACGATTGCCAGCGATGTTCCTGGTGTGCCCAAAAGTGAATGGTTCACTAGGCTTGGAAAAGGTCCTGCAATCAAGATAGTGGACGGGAGAAACGCAAGCGGTTTGATAGCTCATCCTGACGTGGTACGTTACTTGGTGAGCTTGGCAGAGAAGCATGGAATTCCATATCAGTTGGACGTTGTTCCCGGAGGAACTACAGACGCCTCCATCATAGCTTTGAACAAGGAGGGAGTTCCTGCAGGAACTATATCAATACCTTCAAGATACATTCATAGTCCAGTGGAAGTCCTTGATTTGGAGGACTTATGCAATGCTTCGAAACTGGCCGCTGTTTTTGCAATGGAGGCTACCGAGAACTGGATTAAGAGTTTGAAAGGAGTTGTAATCAAGTAG
- the gcvPA gene encoding aminomethyl-transferring glycine dehydrogenase subunit GcvPA produces MSTHPWIPNSSREVVEKMLKTIGIDRIEELFKDIPPEARISNEKWMNLEIGVGRTISEVEAKRLVDERLSKNKVFNPPPFMGAGVYPHYVPPLVKYILSRGEFLTAYTPYQAEISQGLMQAIFEYQSLMAELMQMELVNASMYDWASATAEALLMSVRVKKGRNKVIVPANMNPYHLKVVQTYLWPLGVRIEKTRYDPVEGTVDVEDLKNKVDANTAGVYLQYPNFFGIIENAKSIGEIAHEKGALYVTGVYPMALGLLKSPGEVGADIAVGDGQPFGLGLNYGGPYLGIFAVRYDQNLIRQMPGRIIGMTTTLDGTQRAFAMILQAREQHIKREKATSNICTNEALAAIGVAVYLSLLGKTGLRKLSELNYYRAHYAAIRFSEIGLKRIFNGDFFNEFAVSLNEARVKYETVHKSLLEKGVHGGLYLGELYPELGESSLWAFTELHFKSDIDRLIELLEGIVRGGE; encoded by the coding sequence ATGTCCACTCACCCATGGATACCGAACTCTTCTAGGGAAGTTGTCGAAAAAATGCTAAAAACGATAGGTATAGATCGGATTGAAGAGTTGTTCAAAGACATTCCACCTGAGGCTCGGATCAGTAATGAAAAATGGATGAATCTTGAAATCGGGGTTGGACGCACCATATCTGAGGTTGAGGCTAAGAGGCTTGTAGATGAAAGGCTGTCGAAAAACAAGGTATTCAACCCGCCGCCCTTCATGGGAGCAGGGGTTTACCCTCATTATGTTCCGCCTCTTGTGAAGTATATTCTCTCCAGGGGAGAATTCCTAACGGCTTATACCCCCTATCAGGCCGAGATCTCCCAGGGGCTGATGCAAGCCATTTTCGAGTATCAGAGCCTCATGGCGGAGCTCATGCAAATGGAGCTTGTGAATGCCTCGATGTATGACTGGGCATCTGCTACGGCTGAGGCTCTGTTAATGAGTGTTCGAGTGAAGAAGGGTAGGAATAAAGTAATAGTCCCGGCTAACATGAACCCATATCACTTGAAAGTGGTTCAAACATACCTTTGGCCACTTGGAGTACGGATAGAAAAAACAAGATACGATCCCGTAGAAGGCACAGTCGACGTTGAGGATTTGAAAAACAAGGTAGACGCTAATACAGCTGGTGTATACCTTCAATACCCCAATTTCTTCGGAATTATTGAAAACGCTAAATCCATTGGAGAAATAGCTCATGAGAAAGGAGCACTATATGTCACAGGCGTTTATCCGATGGCCCTGGGACTTTTGAAGTCTCCAGGTGAAGTAGGGGCTGATATTGCTGTCGGTGACGGTCAACCATTCGGCTTGGGCCTAAACTATGGAGGGCCCTATTTGGGTATATTTGCCGTAAGATACGATCAAAACTTGATAAGGCAAATGCCAGGTAGAATTATAGGTATGACTACGACGCTCGATGGGACTCAGAGAGCATTCGCGATGATTCTCCAAGCACGTGAGCAGCACATAAAGAGAGAGAAGGCGACTTCGAACATATGCACTAACGAAGCTTTGGCAGCAATAGGTGTGGCTGTATATCTCTCGCTTCTAGGTAAAACGGGATTAAGGAAGTTATCAGAGCTGAACTATTACAGGGCGCACTACGCAGCGATTAGATTTAGCGAGATAGGTTTGAAGAGAATATTCAATGGAGACTTCTTCAACGAGTTTGCAGTCTCATTAAATGAGGCGAGGGTGAAGTATGAAACTGTTCACAAGAGCTTGTTGGAAAAGGGAGTTCACGGGGGTCTGTATCTTGGAGAATTGTATCCTGAATTGGGTGAATCATCGTTGTGGGCTTTCACCGAGCTTCACTTCAAATCAGATATAGACAGGTTGATTGAGCTTCTCGAGGGAATAGTTAGGGGAGGTGAATGA